In the genome of Candidatus Saccharibacteria bacterium, one region contains:
- a CDS encoding glycine rich domain-containing protein gives MKSRFLNKKPKQTKKQKQMFQKQRSHRLPFNTAKLWLSGLLFVLFLFVWSILIPPLQSTSAATSEYLNFQARLYNSAGNIVPDGTYNLEFKLHDHATNTGGAQGSCSGSCAWRETRTSTDQVTVRNGYFSVNLGSVTSLPDINWDQDLWLSMNIGGTGSPTWDGEMTPRIKLTAIPHALSAGQLNQDDGTNRGSLNFSSITNDPSILLPDASGTLALLQASTPGTPQTGHINLTGTIIAGSFEGDGSGLTDLHATNITTGTLADARLSSNVALYDATTANFTGTLQQSGDNVCTFAGNCIGGTAGYGDILQGGNDLGGSVAMVLGTVNDGDVNIKTNDTIRMTVSNTGQVGINNVAPANTLSVNTLSTADSSAQTALATGGSTNTGLLVQGTSGQTADLLQLQDSDGNVNASFNETGARLTLGRIASSGTVTQGLLTLGDGFSNNGATIQSATLTADQAYLLPNTTGTFVLTPGEAGSQTFESVSAMQQFTVPAGVTEIFVELRGAEGGVSAESGTGGGDGAIVSGTMDVTPGETLYFYVGGAGGTPTGGWNGGGDSYSDFRTGGGGGGATDIRRGGTGLTDRIVVAGGGGGGSGWYGNKYGGHGGDHNGQAGQNGGYPGEGGTQTEGGAGNGDGEDGVLGVGGDACPTCTSYTAGGGGGGGYYGGGAGDSGGSTYSGGGGGGGSSLVPAGMGVEVGNEGDGSIHVSWAVGTGTAGTIPVFDDNNTVIDSLISQSGSTVAIDAGLDVAGQALFQNQTDSTTAFQIQNAAGTTNLLPLTPLIIVYRLFGTALVLGSDSSPNRRQRRHVLRYHVQHLPLLRKRCLARLCHRYQWQHQSRW, from the coding sequence ATGAAGTCACGGTTTTTAAACAAAAAACCAAAACAAACCAAAAAACAAAAACAAATGTTCCAAAAACAGCGGTCACACCGCCTACCTTTCAACACAGCCAAGCTCTGGCTCTCAGGGCTATTGTTTGTGCTGTTTTTGTTTGTTTGGTCAATCCTAATTCCACCCCTGCAATCCACCTCTGCCGCCACTAGTGAATACCTCAACTTCCAAGCCCGTCTGTACAACAGTGCCGGCAACATAGTCCCTGACGGCACCTACAACCTAGAATTCAAACTACACGATCATGCCACCAACACTGGTGGCGCCCAAGGCAGCTGTTCCGGCAGCTGTGCCTGGCGCGAAACCCGCACCAGCACTGACCAAGTCACGGTTAGAAACGGCTACTTCAGCGTCAACCTGGGTTCCGTCACCAGCCTGCCAGACATCAACTGGGACCAAGACCTATGGCTCAGTATGAACATCGGCGGTACTGGCTCTCCCACCTGGGATGGTGAGATGACCCCCAGAATCAAACTAACCGCCATACCCCACGCCCTAAGTGCCGGCCAGCTCAACCAAGACGACGGCACCAACCGCGGCAGCCTCAACTTCAGCTCCATCACCAACGACCCATCAATTCTGCTACCTGATGCCAGTGGGACGCTTGCTTTACTACAAGCCTCCACTCCAGGCACTCCCCAAACCGGCCACATCAACCTCACCGGCACCATCATTGCCGGCAGCTTTGAGGGCGACGGCTCCGGCCTGACCGACCTTCACGCGACAAACATCACCACCGGCACCCTGGCCGATGCCAGACTAAGCTCGAACGTGGCACTGTATGACGCCACCACGGCCAACTTTACCGGCACCTTGCAGCAAAGCGGTGACAATGTCTGTACGTTTGCCGGCAATTGTATAGGGGGCACCGCAGGCTACGGCGATATATTGCAAGGGGGCAATGATCTTGGCGGCAGCGTTGCCATGGTACTCGGTACCGTTAATGACGGTGATGTGAATATCAAGACGAACGACACCATCCGTATGACCGTCTCAAACACCGGGCAGGTAGGCATAAATAACGTTGCTCCGGCAAACACGCTCAGTGTAAACACGCTTTCCACTGCTGACAGCTCGGCTCAGACCGCGCTTGCCACAGGCGGAAGCACCAATACTGGCCTGCTTGTGCAGGGCACATCAGGACAAACCGCCGATTTATTACAGCTGCAAGATAGCGACGGCAATGTCAACGCGTCGTTTAATGAAACAGGTGCACGGTTGACACTAGGTAGAATTGCTAGTAGTGGCACAGTTACGCAAGGCCTGTTGACGCTGGGTGACGGGTTCAGTAATAACGGTGCGACCATACAATCGGCTACATTGACTGCAGATCAGGCATACTTACTACCCAATACGACAGGTACGTTTGTATTAACTCCGGGAGAGGCTGGTAGTCAAACTTTTGAGTCCGTGTCGGCTATGCAACAGTTTACCGTACCAGCTGGCGTTACCGAGATTTTTGTTGAATTACGAGGTGCTGAAGGGGGTGTATCAGCTGAAAGTGGTACTGGAGGCGGCGATGGTGCAATTGTATCTGGCACCATGGATGTTACGCCAGGAGAGACGTTGTATTTTTACGTAGGAGGCGCGGGAGGTACGCCTACAGGTGGCTGGAACGGTGGAGGAGATAGTTACAGCGATTTTCGTACTGGCGGTGGCGGTGGTGGTGCAACCGATATACGTCGCGGAGGTACGGGCTTAACCGATCGTATCGTGGTTGCTGGTGGCGGCGGCGGCGGTAGTGGCTGGTACGGTAATAAATACGGCGGACATGGCGGTGACCATAATGGACAAGCTGGCCAGAATGGTGGTTATCCTGGCGAGGGAGGTACGCAAACTGAAGGTGGTGCCGGCAACGGCGATGGCGAAGATGGTGTACTTGGTGTAGGTGGCGATGCTTGCCCAACATGTACTAGTTATACAGCCGGTGGCGGCGGTGGCGGCGGTTATTACGGTGGCGGTGCCGGTGACTCTGGTGGAAGCACTTATAGTGGCGGCGGCGGTGGCGGCGGGTCATCGCTTGTACCCGCCGGTATGGGTGTGGAGGTAGGAAATGAGGGCGATGGCAGTATTCATGTTTCTTGGGCAGTAGGCACAGGTACTGCCGGCACTATCCCAGTGTTTGATGATAACAACACCGTTATAGACTCATTGATAAGCCAATCAGGTTCAACCGTTGCTATAGATGCTGGCTTAGATGTCGCCGGCCAAGCTCTATTCCAGAACCAAACAGACTCTACAACTGCCTTCCAAATCCAAAACGCCGCAGGTACTACCAATCTCTTACCGCTAACACCACTAATAATCGTATATCGATTGTTTGGCACTGCCCTTGTGCTTGGTTCTGACTCTTCTCCCAACCGGCGTCAACGGCGCCACGTACTACGATACCACGTCCAACACCTTCCGTTGCTACGAAAACGGTGCCTGGCTAGATTGTGTCACAGATACCAGTGGCAACATCAGTCAAGGTGGTGA